CGACCAGGTAATCGTCAGCACCGGCCGCGACAAGGGTCGGCGTGGAACCGTTACCAAGGTGGATGGCGACCGAGTCTGGGTTGAAGGTGCAAATGTCGTGAAGCGGCATCAGCGTCCGAACCCGAACAAGGGTCTGCAGGGCGGTATCATCGAGAAAGAGATGCCCCTGCATATCTCCAATGTCATGCTGTTCAATCCCGTGACCAACAAGGGTGATCGCATCGGTTTCCGTACTCTGGAAGATGGCCGGAAAGTCAGGTACTTCAAGTCGAACAAAGAGGTCGTGGATATCTGATCCGTGTCTGGCTGAGCCAGAACAGCGGGTCAACAGAATCCCAGCAAGTTTATGACCAGACTACAGCAAGAATACGTCACCACTATCGTGCCAAAACTGCGTGAGCGGCTCGGTATCGACAATGTGATGGAAGTGCCGCGGATCACCAAGATCACGCTGAACATGGGCGTGGGTGAGACGATCACCGACAAGAAAGTGATCGAGAAGGCCGTGCAGGACATGACGGGTATCGCCGGCCAGAAGCCGCAGATCACGCTCGCGCGCAAGTCTGTTGCAACCTTCAAGGTTCGTGAGGGTTATCCGGTAGGCTGCAAGGTCACCCTGCGTCGCAGCCGCATGTACGAGTTTCTCGACCGCCTGGTCAACATTGCCATACCGCGTGTACGCGACTTCCGTGGCCTGAACGGCCGGTCGTTTGATGGCCGTGGCAACTACAGCATGGGCATCCAGGAACAGATCATCTTTCCGGAAATCGACTACGACAAGATCGATTCGATCCGGGGTATGGATATCACGATTACGACAACAGCCCGCACCGATGAGCATGCGCGGGCCTTGCTTGAAGCCTTCAACTTTCCTTTCCGCAAGTGACGGGATAAATCCGAATATGGCCAAGAAATCGATGGTTCTCCGGGATGTGAAACGGGCAAAACTCGTGGAGCGCTACGCAAAGAAGCGCCAGGAGCTGAAAGCCATAATTGCCAGCCCGAAGTCGCGCCCCGAAGACAAGCAGACGGCGCAGGAAAAGCTGCAGTCGCTGCCGCGGGATTCTAGTCCGAGCCGCATGCGGAGCCGTTGCTCAATCACCGGAAGGTCGCGTGGTTACTACCAGAAGTTTGGCCTGTCGCGTACCAAGCTTCGTGAGCTCACGCTGGAAGGCAACATTCCCGGCATGCGCAAGGCCAGCTGGTAAACGGATCAGCAACCTGTCCGGCGGATCCGGCAGGCAGCGACATAAACAGCAGACAGAAGCGAGTAAACGAATCCATGAGCATCTCCGACCCGATCGCCGACATGCTGACCCGCATCCGGAATGGCCAGAGGGTTTCCCTGCCTTCCGTGAGCATGCCTTCTTCGACGAAGAAGGAATCCATTGCGAAGGTGTTGCTGGATGAAGGCTATATCGCTTCATATCGGGTAGAGCCGGGTGAGAACAACAAGCCGGTTCTGCAGATTGAACTCAAGTACTTTGAAGGACGCCCCGTAATCGATGAGATCCGGCGTGTCAGCCGTTCGGGCCTCCGCATCTATCGTGGCAAGAGCGATGTACCGAAGGTCCAGGGCGGCCTGGGGATTGCGATCGTCTCGACGTCGGCTGGTGTAATGAGCGACCGTGCGGCCCGCGCTGGCGGGCATGGCGGAGAGGTGCTCTGCGTCGTTTCCTGATGCAGGCTGAATACAAATCCGGGATGAACTAGATGTCCAGAGTCGCAAAGAAGCCGGTGCTGCTGCCCAAGGGGGTCGAGATGACCCAGGCGGCAGGCACGGTCAAGGTCAAGGGTCCGAAGGGCGAACTGCGTCTGTCGCTCAGCGGCGATGTGGAAGTGAACATTGCCGACGATCAGGCCAATGTCACCAGCCGCAAGCCGGAGCAGCGTGCATGGGCCATTGCGGGAACCACCCGCGCCCTGCTCGCCAACATGGTTGAAGGCGTTTCCAAGGGGTTCGAGCGCAAGCTGGAGCTGGTCGGCGTCGGCTATCGCGCCCAGGCGCAGGGCAAAAAGCTCAATCTGACGCTGGGCTTTTCCCATCCGGTGGCCTATGCGGTTCCCGATGGCATCACCATCGATACGCCGAGCCAGACCGAGATCCTTATCAAGGGTGCGGACAAGCATCAGGTCGGCCAGGTCGCCGCTGATATCCGCAGTTATCGTCCGCCCGAGCCCTACAAAGGCAAGGGTGTGCGGTATTCCACAGAACGAGTTGTGCTGAAGGAGGCGAAGAAGAAATAGGTGCCGGATTGAGTTGATCCAACACCCCTTGCTTCAGAGGCGCTATGACCAAGAACGACAACAGACTGAGACGTGCACGGCGATCCCGGGCGAAGATCCGCGAGCTCGGCATTGCCCGGCTCACGATTCACCGGACTCCGCGGCACATGTATGCGCAGATCATCGGACCCGATGGCGGTACGGTGGTGGTTTCGGCATCGACCTTGCAAAAGGACGTGCGCGAAGCGCTCGACGGCACCGGCAACATCGCCGCCGCGGCAGTGGTTGGCCGGTCGATAGCCGAAAAGGCAAAGGCGGCTGGCGTCACGCGTGTGGCGTTCGACCGATCCGGTTTTCAGTATCACGGGCGCGTCAAGGCATTGGCTGAAGCGGCTCGCGAAAACGGCTTGGAGTTCTGACAGTGGCGCGTAGACAGGAAGGTTTGGGCCAGGGCCGCTCGGGTGAAGGCGATGACTATCTCGAGAAGCTCGTTGCGGTTAACCGTGTGGCCAAGGTCGTCAAGGGCGGCCGCCAGTTCGGCTTTACCGCTCTGACGGTCGTTGGCGATGGCAAGGGCAAGGTTGGCTTCGGTTACGGCAAGGCGCGTGAAGTGCCCGCCGCAATCCAGAAATCCATGCAGGCCGCACGTCGCAATCTGCGCACCGTGGCGCTGAAGAAGGACACGCTCTTCTATGCGCGCACCGGCAACCACGGTTCGACCCGTGTTTACATGCAGCCCGCCTCTGACGGTACCGGAATCATCGCGGGTGGTGCGATGCGTGCGGTGTTCGAGTGTGCCGGCGTACGCAACGTGCTGGCCAAGAGCTACGGCTCACGTAATCCGATCAATGTGGTGCGCGCCACGATGAACGCGCTCAGTGACATGTACTCGCCCGAGACGATTGCGGCCAAGCGCGGCAAGACTCTGGCGGAAATCACCGGCGCCTGAGTCGAGTTGACCAGGAATTCCGGGTTCAAGGAAACGGTGCGCCAATGGCAAAGTCCAAGCAGCTGAAAGTTACGCTCGTAAAGAGCAAGTTTGGTCGTCTCCCGAAGCATCGGGCCTGCGTTTCAGGTCTCGGGCTGCGGCGGATGCACCACTCGGTTCTGGTCGATGACACGCCCGAGAATCGCGGCATGGTCAATCGCATCGCCTATATGTTGCGTGTCGAGCAGGCCTGAGAGACAAGGAAGCAGATATGAAGCTGAACACGCTTAAGCCTGGATCGAGAAAGGCGCCGAAACGCGTTGGTCGCGGCAGTTCCGCCGGCCAGGGCAAGACATGTGGCCGTGGGCACAAGGGGCAGTCGGCCCGCGCCGGCGGTTATCACAAGGTCGGCTTCGAAGGCGGTCAGATGCCGCTGCAACGGCGGCTGCCGAAGATCGGCTTCGTGTCGCAGATGATTGGCACGACGGCTGAAGTCCGTTTGCATGAACTCGAGCGCGTGAAGGCAGAGATCATCGATCTGGCCAGCCTCAAGGATGCCGGTATCGTGTCGCGGGAAGCCGAAAAGGCCAAGGTGATCAGCTCCGGCAAGATCGCCAAGGCAGTAAAGGTGCGTGGCATCAAGGTCACGCCGGGTGCCCGCAAGGCCATTGAAGCGGCTGGCGGCAGCATCGAAGAATAATTGCAGGACTGACGGAACACATCGTGGCAAAAGGCGGAAAGGCAAATCCTGCGGCAACTCTCGGCGAAGCCCCGCGCTTCACCGAGTTGCGCAAGCGCCTGTTTTTCCTGCTTGGCGCACTCGTGGTCTACCGGATCGGCACCTTTATTCCCGTCCCCGGTATCGACCCGCAAGCCCTGGCGCGCTTCTTTGAGCAGCAGTCCGGCACGATCCTCGCGATGTTCAACATGTTCTCCGGTGGAGCGCTTTCGCGGCTGAGCATTTTTGCGCTGGGCGTGATGCCCTATATCTCGGCTTCGATTATTGTGCAGATGGCCGGTATGGTCATCCCGCAGTTGAGCCAGTTGCGCAAGGAAGGCGAGTCGGGGCGCCGCAAGCTGACGCAGTACACGCGTTTTGGCACGGTCGGGCTGGCTCTTGTGCAGTCGATCGGCGCGGCTGTCGCGCTGCAGAATCAGTCAGTCGTGATCAATCCAGGTCCCAATTTTGTCTTTACGGCTGCGATCACGCTGGTTACCGGGACGATGTTCCTGATGTGGCTTGGTGAGCAGATCACCGAGCGCGGTCTGGGCAACGGCATTTCGATGATCATTCTGGCCAGCATCATTTCCGGTCTGCCGGCGGCCATCGGCGGCACCCTTGAGCTCGTGAATACCGGGGAGATGAACCCGGCAATCGCGCTCATCCTCGTTCTGCTCGTGATTGCGGTCACCGCGTTCGTGGTGTACATGGAGCGCGGCCAGCGCAGGATTACCGTCAACTATGCGCGCCGCCAGCAGGGGCGTCGGGTTTATGCCGGCCAGTCCAGCCATCTGCCGTTCAAGATCAACATGTCGGGCGTCATCCCGCCAATCTTTGCCTCCAGCATCATCCTGTTTCCGGCTACAATCGCCGGCTGGTTTGGTACCACCCAGGGCTTCGGCTGGCTGCAGACGCTTTCTGCGGAACTCTCGCCGGGTCAACCGATCTACATCATGCTGTATGCCAGCATGATCATGTTTTTCTGCTTCTTCTATACGGCGCTGGTGTTTAATTCCCGCGAGACAGCCGACAACCTGAAGAAGAGCGGCGCATTTATTCCCGGCATCCGGCCCGGGCAGCAGACTTCCGAGTACATCGACAAGGTGCTCACACGGCTGACCTTCTGGGGCGGCCTCTATGTTGTGGCGGTATGTATGCTGCCGGAGTTCATGATTCTCTACTGGCGGGTACCGTTCTATTTCGGCGGAACCTCGCTGATGATCATCGTGGTAGTCACGATGGACTTCATGGCGCAACTTCAGGCGCACACGATGTCCCATCAATACGACAGCATGCTGAAGAAGGCCAATTTCAGCGGCATTGGACGAGCTGGCCAGATCCGTTAAGAAGCTGGCCACAGGAGTAGATATATGAAAGTCCGGGCATCAGTAAAGAAGATCTGCAGGAACTGCAAGATCGTTCGGCGTAATCGCGTGGTACGGGTGATCTGCAGCGATCCCCGTCACAAGCAGCGCCAGGGTTAATGGCTCCGGTTACTGGAGAGCAGGTGTAATGGCACGTATAGCGGGCATCAACATCCCCCCCAACAAGCATGTGGGGATTGCGTTAACGCATATTTTCGGCGTTGGGCGGCAGCGTGCCCTCGATGTCTGCGAGGCATCCGGCATTGCGCCGGACGTCAAGGTGAAAGACCTCACCGAGCCCGAAGTCGAACGGATCCGTGGCGAGATCGCGCGGTTTCCGGTCGAGGGTGATCTGCGCCGGGAAGTGTCCATGAGCATCAAGCGTCTCATGGATCTCGGCTGTTACCGGGGCATCCGCCATCGCAAGGGATTGCCGATGCGAGGGCAGCGCACGCGTACCAATGCGAGGACCCGCAAAGGTCCGCGCCGGGCAATCAGAAGATAGCTGGACGGTAGTCATCACCGGCTGACGGTGATGGCGCCTGCCACGACAGGTTTACAGAGAGATTTATGGCACAAGAACCCGAAACACCAGATACCCCGACCCCCGAAGCGGAAACTGCCGCTGCGGCTGCCACCAAGGCGCGGAAGAAGGGCAAGCGGCATGTCGTCGACGGCATCGCCCATATCCATTCCACGTTCAACAATACGATCGTGACGATCACCGACCGGCAGGGCAATACGCTGAGCTGGGCAACGGCTGGCAGTTGTGGTTTCAAGGGCTCACGCAAGAGCACGCCGTTTGCCGCCCAGGTTGCTGCAGAGCGCGCCGGTCAGGCCGCTCTGGAGTATGGCGTCAAGGCGCTGGAAGTGCTGGTCAGCGGTCCGGGCCCGGGACGTGAATCAGCGGTCCGGTCACTCAATGGTGTGGGTTTTCGTATCGGCAATATCGAAGACATCACGCCCATTCCGCACAACGGCTGTCGTCCGCCGAAGAAGCGGCGCGTTTAAAGGTAAGAGTAATGGCCAGATATCGTGGACCGACTTGCAAGCTTGCCCGCCGGGAAGGTACAGACCTGTTCCTGAAGAGTGGCATCAAACCACTTGAGACCAAGTGCAAGCTGGAAACGCCTCCGGGAACCAAGCAGCAGGCGACCAAGAAATCCCGCCTCTCGGGTTACGGTCTCCAGTTGCGTGAAAAGCAGAAGCTGCGACGCATGTACGGGGTGCTGGAACGGCAGTTCCGCATCACCTATCACAAGGCGTCGCAGATGAAGGGTTCGACCGGTGAGAACCTCCTCAAGCTTCTCGAGGGTCGCCTGGACAACGTGGTCTACCGGATGGGCTTTGGTTCCACGCGTGCGGAGGCCCGTCAGCTGGTGAGTCACTGCGCGATCCTGGTCAACAAGAAGGTTGTCAATATCGCTTCGTACCAGGTTTCGGCCGGCGACATCGTTGAGGTGCGTGAGCGCTCGAGGCAGCAGCCGCGGATCAAGAACGCCATCGCCATGGCCAGCCAGGTCGGCTTCCCGGAATGGGTCCTGGTCGACGACAAGACCATGACCGGAACCCTGAAGTCCCTGCCGGCCAGGGAAGATATCCTGCCCGACGTGAACGAGAACCTCGTCGTCGAGTTGTATTCCAAGTAATCAGTCAATCAAGAGTGG
This genomic stretch from Chromatiales bacterium harbors:
- the rplX gene encoding 50S ribosomal protein L24, yielding MNRIRKNDQVIVSTGRDKGRRGTVTKVDGDRVWVEGANVVKRHQRPNPNKGLQGGIIEKEMPLHISNVMLFNPVTNKGDRIGFRTLEDGRKVRYFKSNKEVVDI
- the rplE gene encoding 50S ribosomal protein L5, with the translated sequence MTRLQQEYVTTIVPKLRERLGIDNVMEVPRITKITLNMGVGETITDKKVIEKAVQDMTGIAGQKPQITLARKSVATFKVREGYPVGCKVTLRRSRMYEFLDRLVNIAIPRVRDFRGLNGRSFDGRGNYSMGIQEQIIFPEIDYDKIDSIRGMDITITTTARTDEHARALLEAFNFPFRK
- the rpsN gene encoding 30S ribosomal protein S14 is translated as MAKKSMVLRDVKRAKLVERYAKKRQELKAIIASPKSRPEDKQTAQEKLQSLPRDSSPSRMRSRCSITGRSRGYYQKFGLSRTKLRELTLEGNIPGMRKASW
- the rpsH gene encoding 30S ribosomal protein S8, whose amino-acid sequence is MSISDPIADMLTRIRNGQRVSLPSVSMPSSTKKESIAKVLLDEGYIASYRVEPGENNKPVLQIELKYFEGRPVIDEIRRVSRSGLRIYRGKSDVPKVQGGLGIAIVSTSAGVMSDRAARAGGHGGEVLCVVS
- the rplF gene encoding 50S ribosomal protein L6, with the translated sequence MSRVAKKPVLLPKGVEMTQAAGTVKVKGPKGELRLSLSGDVEVNIADDQANVTSRKPEQRAWAIAGTTRALLANMVEGVSKGFERKLELVGVGYRAQAQGKKLNLTLGFSHPVAYAVPDGITIDTPSQTEILIKGADKHQVGQVAADIRSYRPPEPYKGKGVRYSTERVVLKEAKKK
- the rplR gene encoding 50S ribosomal protein L18; the encoded protein is MTKNDNRLRRARRSRAKIRELGIARLTIHRTPRHMYAQIIGPDGGTVVVSASTLQKDVREALDGTGNIAAAAVVGRSIAEKAKAAGVTRVAFDRSGFQYHGRVKALAEAARENGLEF
- the rpsE gene encoding 30S ribosomal protein S5; this encodes MGQGRSGEGDDYLEKLVAVNRVAKVVKGGRQFGFTALTVVGDGKGKVGFGYGKAREVPAAIQKSMQAARRNLRTVALKKDTLFYARTGNHGSTRVYMQPASDGTGIIAGGAMRAVFECAGVRNVLAKSYGSRNPINVVRATMNALSDMYSPETIAAKRGKTLAEITGA
- the rpmD gene encoding 50S ribosomal protein L30 yields the protein MAKSKQLKVTLVKSKFGRLPKHRACVSGLGLRRMHHSVLVDDTPENRGMVNRIAYMLRVEQA
- the rplO gene encoding 50S ribosomal protein L15; amino-acid sequence: MKLNTLKPGSRKAPKRVGRGSSAGQGKTCGRGHKGQSARAGGYHKVGFEGGQMPLQRRLPKIGFVSQMIGTTAEVRLHELERVKAEIIDLASLKDAGIVSREAEKAKVISSGKIAKAVKVRGIKVTPGARKAIEAAGGSIEE
- the secY gene encoding preprotein translocase subunit SecY, whose protein sequence is MAKGGKANPAATLGEAPRFTELRKRLFFLLGALVVYRIGTFIPVPGIDPQALARFFEQQSGTILAMFNMFSGGALSRLSIFALGVMPYISASIIVQMAGMVIPQLSQLRKEGESGRRKLTQYTRFGTVGLALVQSIGAAVALQNQSVVINPGPNFVFTAAITLVTGTMFLMWLGEQITERGLGNGISMIILASIISGLPAAIGGTLELVNTGEMNPAIALILVLLVIAVTAFVVYMERGQRRITVNYARRQQGRRVYAGQSSHLPFKINMSGVIPPIFASSIILFPATIAGWFGTTQGFGWLQTLSAELSPGQPIYIMLYASMIMFFCFFYTALVFNSRETADNLKKSGAFIPGIRPGQQTSEYIDKVLTRLTFWGGLYVVAVCMLPEFMILYWRVPFYFGGTSLMIIVVVTMDFMAQLQAHTMSHQYDSMLKKANFSGIGRAGQIR
- the rpmJ gene encoding 50S ribosomal protein L36, which produces MKVRASVKKICRNCKIVRRNRVVRVICSDPRHKQRQG
- the rpsM gene encoding 30S ribosomal protein S13 — its product is MARIAGINIPPNKHVGIALTHIFGVGRQRALDVCEASGIAPDVKVKDLTEPEVERIRGEIARFPVEGDLRREVSMSIKRLMDLGCYRGIRHRKGLPMRGQRTRTNARTRKGPRRAIRR
- the rpsK gene encoding 30S ribosomal protein S11; the encoded protein is MAQEPETPDTPTPEAETAAAAATKARKKGKRHVVDGIAHIHSTFNNTIVTITDRQGNTLSWATAGSCGFKGSRKSTPFAAQVAAERAGQAALEYGVKALEVLVSGPGPGRESAVRSLNGVGFRIGNIEDITPIPHNGCRPPKKRRV
- the rpsD gene encoding 30S ribosomal protein S4 translates to MARYRGPTCKLARREGTDLFLKSGIKPLETKCKLETPPGTKQQATKKSRLSGYGLQLREKQKLRRMYGVLERQFRITYHKASQMKGSTGENLLKLLEGRLDNVVYRMGFGSTRAEARQLVSHCAILVNKKVVNIASYQVSAGDIVEVRERSRQQPRIKNAIAMASQVGFPEWVLVDDKTMTGTLKSLPAREDILPDVNENLVVELYSK